One bacterium genomic window, TAACAATTTTAGCTTTTTGTAATTCCCGTGTGGTTCTGACCCATTTTTCCCATCCAGCAACCTCCTGAACCTCATCAAGAAAGATGTAGGGTTTCCCTTTTGGGTTCAAAAATTCCAGATATGTTTCAAAAATCCATGGCAAAATTATAACATAAAGGCGTAGATAATACCACTTAGTTCAGAGTAGTTTTTGCAGATGATGTTAGAGCTTTCTAATTTTAATTTGTCTCCCTTTTCCTTTAGTTTTCTTAAATCAGAGGCTTGCGGGGTTAATTTTACCTCATATGCCTCTTTTTTATTCAGGATAAAATCAATTTCTGTCCCGCTTTTTCTCTGGTAATAATTAATCTCGCCTTTTGTCCTTAAATTTTGGAAGACACTATTTTCAAAAATAACGCCCATATCTAATCTGGCAAAATGATTACAAAGACCACTATCACAAAGATAAACCTTAGGCATCTTCCTAATCTCTGTATCTTTACCCTGACTAAAAGGCCGAACCCTTTTTATAAAATAAGTCCCTTCAAGAAAAGAGATATATTCATTCAGGGTGAGGCGAGAAATCCTTAATTCTTTGGAAAGCCTTTGAATATCTAATTTAAAGCCAACGCGTTGCATCAAAAGTAAGATTAAATCCCTGATTATTTCATTCTTGCGAAAATCTCCTATTTGTCTTACTTCTAATTGATAGAAGGAGGTAAAAATTTCCTCAAGCATCTTCTTCTTTTCAA contains:
- a CDS encoding ATP-binding protein, whose product is MIKPRLILEKIKPYLFSHEAIIITGMRQTGKTTLLNYIYGQINSCNKIFLDLENPLNRKYFEETNYERIKKTLEVLGIDFTKQAFIFCDEIQFVRNLPSVVKYFIDHYKVKFFLTGSASFYLKNLFTESLSGRKYIFELFPLTFGEFLLFKDVTLKIPQEAKDITSSIFETISCWYEEYILFGGFPGVVLKTNPFEKKKMLEEIFTSFYQLEVRQIGDFRKNEIIRDLILLLMQRVGFKLDIQRLSKELRISRLTLNEYISFLEGTYFIKRVRPFSQGKDTEIRKMPKVYLCDSGLCNHFARLDMGVIFENSVFQNLRTKGEINYYQRKSGTEIDFILNKKEAYEVKLTPQASDLRKLKEKGDKLKLESSNIICKNYSELSGIIYAFML